GCTCTAAAATCAATTCGCTCCTGTAACAAGGTTCTGACCTGCTCAGAATCATTCCTCAAGGCATCGTTCACATCTTTTATACTCAGCAATAAAGGCAGATTGATGTCGGCAGTTATCCATAGTTTGAGTCCTGTCTGAGTGTCAAATTGGTGTTCAATTTCAGAAAACGGTGGTATGTCTGAGTCAAACTGTATCTTGTATGTTATAAGCCCCATTCTACTATAAAAGTGATTTTATGAAGCGTGAATTCCATTAAATTGTCTGTCGGGCGCTTATCCTGTCACACGCTACGTCAAAAACCCACTTTTTTCATACCCAACCGGGGCGCTTCTCGTGTCGACCGAAGCCGAAAAACGAGCCAAACAGTTCATCTGTCGAGCTGTGCGGTCTGTCGCCGAGATGCTGACTTACAAGCAACTGCTTTTACTGTCCACCCAACGACCACAGGGGTTGATGGATGAGGAAACCACTTCAGACAACGAACGTGGCGTCAATCTTTACACCCCTGTTTGGTTGGGCTGCAAACTTTCCTACGGGACGTGCTTCCTGTCACCAGAGAACGACCCCACGCGGGGCGAATGGACTACCAAATTACTACCTCGCTGAACGGCTGGTTGAAGTAGTCTTTGAAATCACGCACTTTTGACACACCTAACGGTTTGGACAAAGAAGAAAAATCTATTGTCAATAACCAAATAGCACTGCCTTCAGTCCAAGGGTCTGTAAGGACTAACGTCTTGTATTCGTCAATCATTTTCAGACCATAAATGTCTTTCAAGTCATCAACGACCCAAAGTGTGTGATTAAGTAGCCCTTTTATTACAAGCACCTCGCCACCTACCAAGCACCAATCATTGTTCTTTCCCACTAAGCCACAGGTTGGATCACCGTAGAACTGGAAGATACCTAATTCTTCTTTGGTGAGCTTATTGAACAGGTACGCATTTTCAAAACAATGGCCGAGTACCATTACTGTGTTTTCAAATAAGGTTTTGAAACAGGCCTCATCTTTAATGTATCCTTTATGATGTAGCATCTTTCAATTTGCCTAATATAAAAGGTCATACTGTCATCCGCAGCTAGACGAACAAGCAAAAGCCTGACCTCTAGAACGCGCTCCCTGTCACCGGAACGCTGAAAATGAACCTTAAGACTTGCCTAACGGGGCGGTCAAATTGTTGCACGAAAGCCCGAATTTGAAGTAATTCCTGGACGGGGCACCCAACGCCAACAGGGGCTGATGGTGGGCGCACAAGTTAATACAAACAACCGCACTTGAACCTTTACACCCCTGTTTGGTTGGGCTGCCAGCCTTCCCTCGGGACGTGCAACCTGTCGCAAGACAGGTGACACATGCGGAGCATTTTACTTTCGCCACTCATGGATACGGTAGCCAGTAGCTACGGAGTCCTTTGAGAAGTGGACGATAAGCCTTTTTGAGTAAACAGGGTCTTCCACGCCGTAATCAATGTCGATATTGTAAGCAATCTGACCTGTACTATCAAGCCCGTCTTGCGGCTGATTGAGAAGGTCAATCACCTCTTTGTAGGTTTTGCCTTTCAGGTTATAATGCTGAGTAAGGTCATCAATCATGTACTTTCGGTTGGGAAAAGTCATCAAATCGCCAACTTCATTCCATTTCTCTTTGTCAAACTTTTGCTGAGGTTGACATGAGAAAACAGCCATGAGGAGAAATACAAAAAAAGACTTTACCATTCTTAAAGTACTATTTGTCAGCCGAAACCCCGAACTGGAAACTAAGACCAGCCTAACTGGGGCGTTCCCTGTGTCACACGCAACCTGCCAAATCTATCAGCCCCCAAACAAGGGTTTACCCTTTCAGCCGAAAGCTGAAAATGAAAGCCCAAAAGCTTGCCTGTCCGAGACGTGCGCCCTGTCGCCGGAGCGATGGACTACACTCATTTTTATACCTGTCTGGCGCACCCAACGACCACGAGGGCTGATGGTGAACGAGCAAAATAGACTAAGCAAACACCGTTTCAACCTTTACACCCTCGTTTGGTTGGGCTGCTGACTTTCCCCCGGGACGGGCATCCTGTCGCCCGAAGGGTGACAGGCGCGAAGCGGACAACTACGCACGCAATCCGCTTAAATCCGAGCGACAAGCCAAACTCTCTAGTTCAAAGTTCGTCTAAGTGTTAGGTTGAGGTATTTGTCAGTTATCAGATTGATTAAATCATCTGTATTGGTAATTGCTAAGATTTCCGCCCTATCAATCACAATAACTTTGATTTTATCAGCTGTTAATGCGTCCATAATCACTGAGTTTGCATATCTATATCCATTCAGTTGTCCGGCAATTCCACTGGAAGAAATCAATAAACCTGTATTCGCACCACGGCTTCTCAATTTTGCAATAAATTCTCTACACTTGGCACTACTTAATGGGTTTGCTTCATTTTTGCATTCAGATATTAGTATTGGATCTAAAAAGTCAAATGGAGATCTTACACGGTTATTCCAAAAAACAACATCAAGCTCTTGGGCTCCAGTATTGTCTAATACATTCCTGTCAGCCACTCTCACTCCTTGAAATTTCTCTAGTAAATATATTGATAGATCTTCAAATATTTTTCCTTTAGCATCTGGATTAGGAGCTGCATCTGATCTATCCAGAAAATCTTGAATCCTTGCTTTATTATAATTTGGCATGGCTTAGGAATTTCCGTGAACAGCTCTGTTTCGTTTTTCAATAAGCATCTTCTCAAAGCCTTGGGATGCGATACCGTTAATAAAATCTTCTAGGTCAAAAAAAAGTATAGAATTGTAACCGGTTCCTAGATTATCAAAACGCTTATTATTACGATCAAGATAGAGAACAATAGCACCTTTTGCCTCTGACGTTTGCATATATTTTAATAACTGTTCTTCAGCTTGTAGAATCCGTTGGGCACTCAAGTTTCCAGTCTTGACTTCGACAAATATTGGATTACCAAAATAAGGAGTTAAATTTTTACTTCTAATTATAAAGTCAACCCCTTTATCAGCTATAGATTCGCTTATAGAAACATTCTGAACATCAATTTTGGAAAAGGTCTCCTTTATCAGATCGAATATTTTTCCCTCATCAGGGTTTTTACGCAGATTTGATATTCTTACTAATGTGTTTGTAGTTTCATCTACTGAAAGAGTATCATTTTCTTCTTTACGTATATTATATTTTTTCTTGCTTCCAATATCCTGGATGAAATTTTTCAGTGCAAGTTCAATTAGCGAAAAATCTTTAAAATTAGTCTGATAATAGAATTTTGTATCTAAGAAAAATGGTACTTTTAAGTTTTTATCGACAAGAATAAATGTTGGCTTTCTTAAACCTTCAGCAACACCTAATTCAAAAAGTACATTTGAATTATCGAATTCTAAAATTGCTATTACAAAATCAGAATCTCGGATTTTTCTTCTGATTAAATCAGAAAAAGTCGTACCTATTGAAAAGTCATAAAAACTATGATGCTTGATATTTTGGTTTTCGAGTAATGCCTCGACTTTAGTCAAGTCAAAATTAGCTGATGCCGATATATAGCAATTCATTTTGTGTTTCGTAAACTTTTATGATATTATATTGCTTACACACAACTCGCCGATTGCCGCACCTTCAATTAAGAACATGCTCCTTGTGTTGTGTATTATTCCGAGTCTTATCTTTTAGGACGTTTCCTTTGTCGAAGGCAACCAAAAAACTGCCTAACTCTGGCGTTTATCCTGTCGACCGAAGCCGCCGAATGAACTAAACAGTCTGCCCTGTCGGGACGTGCGGCCTGTCGCCGAGACGCTGGCACTCAAGTCTTCCGTTTGCACCACCCAACGACCGCGAGGGCTGATGGATGAGCGAGCAAGATAACTGAACACAAACAAGTCACAACCTTTACACCCTCGTTTGGTTGGGCTGCCCGCTTTCCCTCGGGACGTGCTTCCTGTCACCCGACAGCGACCCTACGCGAAGCGGGCAAAACGCACGTTCCGATTTTCAGACCCGCGCGAAGCCACACGCTACGTGTCAGAGTTGCCATGTCACTCCGTCTCTCGTGTCGGACGCGACCGCGCCACGGTGGCCCATTTTCAGCCTCCTAACTGGGGCGTTTCTCGTGTCGACCGCAACCTAAAAACCGCCCAACGCAGGCGTTTATGTTGTCGACCGCAAGCAAAACAGCCCGCCCTCGGGATGAGCTTACTGTCGCAC
This window of the Spirosoma aerolatum genome carries:
- a CDS encoding restriction endonuclease, which gives rise to MPNYNKARIQDFLDRSDAAPNPDAKGKIFEDLSIYLLEKFQGVRVADRNVLDNTGAQELDVVFWNNRVRSPFDFLDPILISECKNEANPLSSAKCREFIAKLRSRGANTGLLISSSGIAGQLNGYRYANSVIMDALTADKIKVIVIDRAEILAITNTDDLINLITDKYLNLTLRRTLN
- a CDS encoding TIR domain-containing protein codes for the protein MTKVEALLENQNIKHHSFYDFSIGTTFSDLIRRKIRDSDFVIAILEFDNSNVLFELGVAEGLRKPTFILVDKNLKVPFFLDTKFYYQTNFKDFSLIELALKNFIQDIGSKKKYNIRKEENDTLSVDETTNTLVRISNLRKNPDEGKIFDLIKETFSKIDVQNVSISESIADKGVDFIIRSKNLTPYFGNPIFVEVKTGNLSAQRILQAEEQLLKYMQTSEAKGAIVLYLDRNNKRFDNLGTGYNSILFFDLEDFINGIASQGFEKMLIEKRNRAVHGNS